A section of the Streptomyces sp. V3I8 genome encodes:
- a CDS encoding LacI family DNA-binding transcriptional regulator, which translates to MGRDGAPTHERHRVVNANANPTVYDVAERSGVSIATVSRVYRSPDSVRVTTRERVLAAASELGYVPSGSARGLASRSTGVLGLCFPDYSDPDTVGAEDDDAAMLYSDQIIRGMERAARRHGYALLIAASLEGGPESLVAQVAGRVDGFAVMARTVPTEELEAISRRRPVVMLAGPRAQDPSLDHLDHVEVANEDGQYELTRHLVHDHGLRRLAYVGLLDDSPDVEARFRGFRRACREAGLGAAAEPALRMPMMTQAEGARAARLLCGDGGDRPEAFVFANDQMAVGALQALEQLGLRVPDDVVVTGFDGIPLSRLVRPALTTVRQPMVRMGEEAVDLLVRRLGGRPPQEPVSLVLPVGVVRRASCGCDETPPPPTTN; encoded by the coding sequence ATCGGAAGAGACGGGGCCCCGACCCATGAACGGCACCGCGTCGTGAACGCGAACGCGAACCCCACGGTGTACGACGTGGCCGAACGTTCCGGAGTGTCCATCGCCACGGTGTCCAGGGTGTACCGCAGCCCCGACTCCGTACGCGTCACCACCCGTGAACGGGTACTGGCGGCGGCGAGCGAGCTCGGATACGTGCCGAGTGGCAGCGCCCGCGGTCTCGCCAGCCGTTCGACCGGCGTCCTGGGCCTGTGCTTCCCGGACTACTCCGACCCGGACACGGTCGGCGCCGAGGACGACGACGCCGCGATGCTGTACTCGGACCAGATCATCCGGGGCATGGAACGCGCGGCCCGCCGGCACGGGTACGCGCTGCTGATCGCGGCCTCTCTCGAAGGGGGTCCCGAGAGCCTCGTGGCCCAGGTGGCCGGCCGGGTGGACGGCTTCGCCGTGATGGCCCGTACGGTGCCGACCGAGGAACTCGAGGCGATCTCCCGGCGCCGGCCGGTGGTGATGCTGGCCGGCCCCCGCGCGCAGGACCCCTCGCTCGACCACCTGGACCACGTCGAGGTCGCCAACGAGGACGGCCAGTACGAGTTGACCCGGCACCTTGTGCACGACCACGGACTGCGCCGCCTCGCCTACGTGGGACTCCTGGACGACTCCCCGGACGTCGAGGCGCGTTTCCGCGGCTTCCGCCGGGCCTGCCGGGAGGCCGGGCTCGGAGCCGCGGCCGAACCCGCACTGCGCATGCCGATGATGACCCAGGCCGAGGGTGCCCGCGCCGCGCGTCTGCTGTGCGGGGACGGCGGTGACCGGCCCGAGGCGTTCGTGTTCGCCAACGACCAGATGGCGGTCGGCGCGCTGCAGGCCCTCGAACAGCTGGGCCTGCGGGTGCCCGACGACGTCGTGGTGACCGGCTTCGACGGCATCCCGCTGAGCCGCCTGGTGCGTCCCGCCCTCACCACCGTGCGCCAGCCGATGGTGCGCATGGGCGAGGAGGCCGTCGACCTGCTCGTACGACGGCTCGGCGGACGGCCTCCGCAGGAGCCCGTCTCCCTGGTGCTCCCGGTCGGCGTGGTCCGCCGGGCGAGCTGCGGCTGCGACGAGACGCCGCCCCCGCCGACGACGAACTGA
- a CDS encoding ANTAR domain-containing protein, with protein sequence MGLPHDGRPEPTGAHRPRQPDDLAAKIVELQRDNDHLQRAITSHAVIDQAIGVVIALGGLHPHQGFDVLKDVSQHTNIKLGEIALLVVDWVITERLPDDVQAALDAALKRARSA encoded by the coding sequence ATGGGTCTCCCGCACGACGGCCGTCCCGAACCGACTGGAGCGCACCGGCCGCGGCAGCCGGACGATCTCGCCGCCAAGATCGTCGAACTGCAACGGGACAACGACCATCTGCAGAGGGCCATCACCTCGCATGCCGTGATCGATCAGGCGATCGGCGTGGTCATCGCCCTCGGCGGACTGCACCCCCACCAGGGTTTCGACGTCCTGAAGGACGTCTCCCAGCACACCAACATCAAGTTGGGCGAGATCGCTCTCCTCGTCGTCGACTGGGTGATCACGGAGCGGCTGCCCGACGATGTGCAGGCGGCTCTGGACGCGGCACTGAAGAGGGCACGGTCCGCGTGA
- a CDS encoding GAF domain-containing protein: protein MSDNLSRHDDDTAGEASMNRERELAKAFVDLTDTYAPDFDPLRLFDRLVHACRGLLDVDAAAVMIADARGTLRTMASTEDGAAFVELMQMQTGRGPCMDCYRTGESASVPDIRTGAERWPKLISAMADAGYRSLHTVPVRLHDRVLGALTLLNARTGDLPSGDLYLAQALADSAALGLMHWSAEPRRDDVVTRVQSAMAAKTLLEIAKGVIAAYHQVPLSVAGRLLSGYADRHQVSLSATAQALVNREMQPADIHERAVGI from the coding sequence ATGAGTGACAACCTGAGCAGGCACGACGATGACACCGCCGGGGAGGCGAGCATGAACCGCGAGCGAGAGCTGGCGAAGGCGTTCGTCGACCTGACGGACACCTACGCACCGGACTTCGACCCGTTGCGTCTGTTCGACCGGCTGGTGCACGCCTGCCGCGGACTGCTGGACGTCGATGCGGCGGCAGTGATGATCGCCGACGCCCGGGGAACCCTGAGGACGATGGCCTCCACCGAGGACGGGGCCGCGTTCGTCGAGCTGATGCAGATGCAGACGGGGCGCGGTCCCTGCATGGACTGCTACCGCACCGGCGAGAGCGCCAGCGTGCCCGACATCCGCACCGGAGCGGAACGCTGGCCCAAGCTCATCAGCGCCATGGCGGATGCCGGGTACCGGTCCCTGCACACCGTGCCGGTACGCCTCCACGACCGCGTACTGGGCGCGCTGACCCTGCTCAACGCACGCACCGGGGACCTTCCGAGCGGTGACCTGTACCTCGCACAGGCCCTGGCGGACTCCGCCGCCCTGGGGCTGATGCACTGGTCCGCCGAGCCCCGGCGCGACGACGTCGTCACGCGCGTCCAGAGCGCCATGGCCGCCAAAACCCTCCTGGAGATCGCGAAAGGCGTGATCGCCGCGTACCACCAGGTGCCGCTGAGCGTGGCGGGGCGCCTCCTGTCCGGCTATGCGGACCGTCACCAGGTCAGTCTCAGCGCGACCGCCCAGGCCCTGGTCAACCGTGAGATGCAGCCCGCCGACATCCACGAGAGGGCGGTGGGAATCTGA
- a CDS encoding GAF and ANTAR domain-containing protein, which yields MSWWEPGAEDAEQETQLLRTRITRRLIGAVQDVPSASVPQALCRACVSLLPDISGLSLSVLGRKAGMGVVLFASDEVAGQLAEIQYTLGEGPCTEAVRLRAPVFAPDLARAPDARRWPLFCVQAAKVGAGAAFSMPLTAGAKVLGTLDLYQETAGPLDGDRLRTALLVADALSLAVTAFDRAAADSDGVVTWLQGAESDRVEIHQATGVIMVHLGVSAEDALLRLRARAFTQGSTALDVARAIIDGSTDIRHE from the coding sequence ATGTCCTGGTGGGAGCCGGGCGCCGAGGACGCGGAGCAGGAGACCCAGCTCCTGCGGACCCGCATCACACGCAGGCTGATCGGTGCGGTCCAGGACGTCCCTTCCGCGTCCGTGCCCCAGGCCCTCTGCCGGGCATGCGTGTCCCTCCTGCCGGACATCTCGGGACTGTCCCTGTCGGTCCTCGGACGGAAGGCGGGCATGGGTGTCGTGCTGTTCGCCTCCGACGAGGTGGCCGGTCAGCTCGCGGAGATCCAGTACACCCTGGGCGAAGGCCCGTGCACGGAGGCCGTCCGGCTGCGGGCCCCGGTGTTCGCACCCGATCTGGCCCGGGCCCCGGACGCCCGCCGCTGGCCCTTGTTCTGCGTCCAGGCCGCCAAGGTGGGCGCCGGAGCCGCCTTCTCGATGCCGTTGACCGCCGGCGCGAAGGTCTTGGGAACCCTGGACCTGTACCAGGAGACGGCCGGCCCGCTCGACGGCGACCGGCTGCGTACGGCGCTGCTGGTCGCCGATGCGCTCAGTCTGGCCGTCACGGCCTTCGACCGCGCTGCGGCCGACTCCGACGGAGTCGTAACGTGGCTGCAGGGAGCGGAATCCGACCGGGTGGAAATCCATCAGGCCACCGGCGTGATCATGGTGCACTTGGGAGTGAGCGCCGAGGATGCCCTGCTGAGGCTGCGGGCCCGGGCTTTTACACAAGGCAGCACGGCACTTGATGTCGCGCGGGCCATCATCGACGGCAGCACGGACATCCGCCATGAGTGA
- a CDS encoding MarR family transcriptional regulator, with the protein MDRAPEPHAGWTFLTNHSRVLAAIAADRATRVRDIAVRCRLTERAVQKIIGDLEDSGYLTHTREGRSNLYRISSDTFLRHPADAAATVADLMALLSAHDAARPVAPAAGRDEGRRSPVPDAPPASP; encoded by the coding sequence ATGGACCGAGCGCCGGAACCGCATGCAGGCTGGACATTCCTGACCAACCACTCCCGGGTGCTGGCCGCCATCGCAGCGGACCGTGCCACCCGTGTCCGTGACATCGCCGTCCGCTGCCGGCTCACCGAGCGAGCCGTACAGAAGATCATTGGCGACCTGGAGGACAGCGGCTACCTCACCCACACCAGGGAAGGACGTTCGAACCTCTACCGCATCAGCTCCGACACGTTCCTGCGCCACCCCGCGGATGCCGCCGCCACCGTCGCGGACCTGATGGCGCTCCTGTCCGCGCACGATGCCGCGCGCCCGGTCGCGCCCGCCGCCGGCAGGGACGAAGGACGCCGGTCTCCGGTGCCGGATGCCCCACCGGCTTCTCCGTGA
- a CDS encoding TetR/AcrR family transcriptional regulator gives MPEAQPRPAPEPRRRRGRHRDPQAHAAVLEATRELVNELGYHRVTMERISERAGVARMTLYRWWPNKAAVITEAVADRLAPEPLPDTGSTRTDALAFLGGLVRTLTLLGDPSVVAAALTERGEAGRTDLRDLLAARLTPGTHLLERGITRGELPPGLPVATVIDSWLGFVLYRVVFAERAPEDEEIAVLVDFLPFSDN, from the coding sequence GTGCCGGAGGCCCAGCCCCGTCCCGCCCCCGAGCCGCGTCGACGGCGCGGCCGTCACCGCGACCCGCAGGCGCACGCGGCCGTACTGGAGGCGACACGCGAGCTGGTGAACGAACTGGGCTACCACCGGGTGACCATGGAGCGCATCTCCGAGCGCGCCGGCGTGGCCCGTATGACCCTGTACCGCTGGTGGCCCAACAAGGCGGCCGTCATCACGGAGGCGGTCGCCGACCGGCTGGCCCCGGAGCCGCTGCCCGACACCGGCAGTACCAGGACGGACGCGCTGGCCTTCCTGGGCGGCCTGGTCCGGACCCTCACCCTGCTCGGCGATCCGAGTGTCGTGGCCGCCGCCCTGACCGAACGGGGCGAGGCCGGTCGCACCGACCTGCGCGACCTCCTGGCGGCCCGTCTGACCCCCGGGACCCACCTGCTGGAACGTGGCATCACGCGCGGAGAACTGCCTCCCGGCCTGCCCGTCGCCACGGTGATCGACAGTTGGCTCGGCTTCGTCCTCTACCGCGTCGTCTTCGCCGAACGGGCGCCGGAGGACGAGGAGATCGCCGTTCTGGTGGACTTCCTGCCGTTTTCGGACAACTGA